A region of Microcoleus sp. bin38.metabat.b11b12b14.051 DNA encodes the following proteins:
- a CDS encoding acetamidase/formamidase family protein — protein MAHHILKANCKTVHLGGFSPKLEPALIVDSGDRIDIETYSGYYVADKAPPEFVTPEFLDICENLPANRKVGPGPHLLTGPIYVNNAEPGDVLEIHIEEVYPSLPVGFNAIRAGWGVLSEYFPTPQLRFIPLDLQQKIAEFPAGSGVKIPLHPFFGIIGVADSQINRSSIPPERYGGNMDNQELQPGTRLFLPVSVRGGLLSVGDGHSAQGDGEVNGTAIETSMNGTIQICLRKDLFLIFPFAETPTHIVIMGFGETLDDAFEMAVKQTVYWLQHFAGFKEEDAYVLSSLVVNFRVTQAVNNPQKGVHGMVPKSVLPEVKVLGR, from the coding sequence ATGGCTCACCACATTCTCAAGGCTAACTGCAAAACCGTACACTTGGGCGGTTTCTCTCCCAAGCTTGAACCTGCTTTAATTGTCGATTCGGGCGATCGCATCGATATCGAAACCTATTCAGGATATTATGTTGCTGACAAGGCCCCGCCGGAATTTGTCACCCCCGAATTTTTAGATATTTGTGAGAATTTACCCGCTAACCGCAAAGTCGGCCCGGGCCCGCACTTGCTAACAGGCCCGATTTATGTTAACAATGCCGAACCGGGAGATGTTTTAGAGATTCACATCGAGGAAGTTTACCCGAGTTTACCAGTAGGATTTAATGCAATTCGTGCCGGATGGGGAGTTTTATCTGAGTATTTCCCTACACCTCAATTGCGGTTTATCCCCCTAGATTTACAGCAAAAGATTGCGGAATTTCCCGCAGGTAGCGGGGTTAAGATTCCGCTGCATCCCTTCTTCGGAATTATCGGTGTTGCTGATTCACAAATCAACCGTTCTTCTATTCCTCCCGAACGCTACGGCGGGAATATGGACAATCAGGAATTGCAACCGGGAACGCGGTTATTTTTACCTGTTTCGGTGCGTGGCGGTTTGCTGTCTGTGGGCGACGGACATTCGGCACAGGGAGACGGCGAAGTTAACGGTACTGCAATTGAAACTTCGATGAATGGAACTATTCAAATCTGCTTGCGTAAGGATTTATTTCTAATATTTCCGTTTGCTGAAACGCCTACTCATATTGTAATTATGGGTTTCGGTGAAACATTAGATGATGCGTTTGAGATGGCGGTAAAACAGACGGTTTATTGGCTGCAACATTTTGCAGGTTTCAAAGAAGAAGATGCTTATGTTTTGTCTTCGCTAGTCGTAAATTTTAGGGTTACGCAGGCTGTCAATAATCCGCAGAAAGGAGTGCACGGAATGGTGCCCAAGTCTGTTTTACCGGAGGTGAAAGTTTTGGGCCGTTGA